From one Bacteroidota bacterium genomic stretch:
- a CDS encoding TonB-dependent receptor, with translation MLSGVEACFSQELTQTIRGRILDKDAKSELPGVNIFLLKDSAKVSGAVTDVNGNFRMQNVPVGRYSLRAGFLGYQPYTIPDVIVTSAKEVILNFEMEESAVKVQEVVITATKKGEARNEMATVSARTFSVDETNRYAGSRTDPARMASNFAGVQGTDDSDNEIVVRGNSSLGLLWRLEGVNIPNPNHFAVAGTTSGAVNIINSKTLDNSDFYTGAFPAEYGNAVAGVFDLRMRNGNNEKHEFTGQFGFLGTELAAEGPISKQSGSSYLLTYRYSSLQLFQALHIRIGTSAIPKYQDAAFKFNFPGKHGDNFSVFGVGGKSSINIVVSKDSTPQEDIYGEKNKDQYFGSSMGVIGASYTKTLNEKTFLKFTLAHSTDESWAHHLLVYRDTGYKVDSLIEKMGYEYIQQKTSFVFFASHKFSSRVSMKAGAYIEKYDFDLLDSNRNALTWKFERRNDFIGSTALLQPYVQFKFKPTNKFSFTTGLHAQYFVLNGSSSIEPRAGASWRMKEKQTLSIGFGMHSQMQPTYIYFNRMKDSSGNYFFPNRNIGFTRSIHYVLAYDIFASDNMRVKMETYYQYLYEVPIDTSRSSFSLLNQGTGYGRFFPHTLANKGTGRNYGFELTVEKFFSKSFFYMLTASVFDTKYKGSDGILRSTDFDEKFATNFLFAKEFKVGKKKNSTLTTGTKITWAGGGRYSPADIIKSNQQGEFIELDSMRNAQRFHNYFRWDINIGLKANRKKVTHELGLDLINILNTQNILQLTYDPDPKNPTKNPIREDYQLGFLPLFYYKLDF, from the coding sequence ATGCTGAGCGGAGTCGAAGCATGTTTTTCGCAGGAACTCACCCAAACCATCCGCGGAAGAATTCTTGATAAAGATGCGAAGTCGGAACTTCCCGGAGTGAATATTTTTCTGCTGAAGGACTCGGCAAAAGTTTCCGGGGCAGTAACCGATGTGAATGGAAATTTCAGAATGCAGAATGTTCCGGTGGGAAGATATTCTTTGCGCGCAGGTTTTCTCGGCTACCAGCCTTACACCATTCCCGATGTGATTGTAACTTCCGCAAAAGAAGTGATTCTGAATTTTGAAATGGAAGAAAGCGCGGTGAAAGTTCAGGAAGTAGTTATCACTGCAACAAAAAAAGGCGAGGCGCGGAATGAAATGGCAACCGTGAGCGCGCGGACTTTTTCGGTGGATGAAACCAACCGCTATGCGGGAAGCCGCACTGACCCAGCGCGCATGGCTTCGAACTTCGCGGGCGTTCAGGGAACCGATGATTCCGATAATGAAATTGTGGTGCGCGGAAATTCTTCACTCGGATTGTTGTGGCGGCTCGAAGGCGTGAACATTCCCAACCCGAATCATTTTGCCGTGGCGGGAACCACCAGCGGTGCGGTGAACATCATCAACAGCAAAACGCTCGACAACTCTGATTTTTACACCGGAGCATTTCCTGCGGAATACGGAAATGCCGTTGCCGGAGTTTTTGATTTGCGGATGCGAAACGGAAACAACGAGAAGCACGAATTCACCGGGCAGTTTGGTTTTCTCGGAACAGAACTCGCGGCTGAAGGACCGATTTCAAAACAAAGCGGCTCGTCTTATCTGCTCACGTATCGTTATTCTTCTCTGCAATTATTTCAGGCGCTGCACATACGCATTGGCACTTCGGCAATTCCGAAATACCAGGATGCGGCTTTCAAATTTAATTTTCCCGGCAAGCACGGAGATAATTTTTCTGTCTTCGGTGTGGGAGGAAAAAGTTCCATCAATATTGTGGTGAGCAAAGACAGCACACCGCAGGAAGATATTTATGGAGAAAAAAACAAAGACCAGTATTTCGGTTCTTCCATGGGAGTGATTGGCGCTTCGTACACAAAAACGCTGAACGAAAAAACTTTTCTCAAGTTCACTCTCGCACATTCCACCGATGAATCATGGGCGCATCATTTGCTGGTGTACCGCGATACCGGTTACAAAGTGGATTCGCTCATAGAGAAAATGGGATACGAATACATTCAGCAGAAAACCTCCTTCGTTTTTTTTGCCAGCCATAAATTCAGCAGCCGCGTGAGCATGAAGGCAGGCGCATACATTGAAAAATATGATTTCGATTTGCTCGACAGCAACCGCAACGCGCTCACCTGGAAATTTGAAAGACGGAATGATTTCATCGGCAGCACTGCATTGCTTCAGCCCTATGTTCAGTTCAAATTCAAGCCGACAAATAAATTTTCTTTCACCACCGGGCTGCATGCGCAGTATTTCGTGCTGAACGGAAGTTCATCTATCGAGCCGCGCGCAGGCGCCAGTTGGAGGATGAAAGAGAAGCAAACGCTCAGCATCGGGTTCGGAATGCATAGCCAGATGCAGCCAACGTATATTTATTTCAACCGCATGAAGGATTCTTCGGGAAATTATTTTTTCCCGAACCGCAACATCGGTTTCACGCGAAGCATTCATTATGTTCTCGCCTATGACATTTTCGCTTCCGATAATATGCGCGTGAAAATGGAAACGTACTATCAGTATTTATACGAAGTGCCGATTGACACTTCCCGTTCTTCTTTTTCGCTGCTGAATCAGGGAACGGGCTACGGAAGATTTTTCCCGCATACGCTGGCGAACAAAGGCACGGGGAGAAATTATGGATTTGAATTAACGGTGGAAAAATTCTTCAGCAAAAGTTTTTTCTACATGCTCACCGCTTCGGTGTTTGACACAAAATACAAAGGCAGCGATGGAATTTTGCGCAGCACTGACTTTGACGAAAAGTTCGCCACTAATTTTTTGTTCGCGAAAGAATTTAAAGTGGGCAAGAAGAAAAACTCCACGCTCACCACTGGAACAAAAATTACCTGGGCGGGCGGTGGAAGATATTCTCCTGCCGACATCATCAAATCAAACCAGCAGGGAGAATTCATTGAACTCGATTCCATGCGCAATGCGCAGCGCTTTCATAATTATTTCAGGTGGGATATAAACATCGGTTTGAAAGCCAACCGCAAAAAAGTTACGCACGAACTCGGGTTGGATTTAATCAACATACTGAACACGCAAAATATTTTGCAACTCACTTATGACCCCGACCCGAAGAACCCAACTAAAAATCCCATACGCGAAGATTACCAGTTAGGTTTTTTACCTTTGTTCTATTATAAACTTGATTTCTGA
- a CDS encoding N-acetylmuramoyl-L-alanine amidase, protein MPENNYKNFFDKAYQLHPSIPKGILEAVAFTNSRFHHITHNAGSPESCMGLPEYYGVMGLVQDGKNYFQNNLTVVSNLSHFSAAELISSPEKNIIAYADAYEQAQKNLLADSKIENQVPVLVFLSELPDNGNLLSNYALCTHLYSVFSFLNNADCAAKYNFPTYAIDRVKIFGEENFNVLSSSFVIASAGKIYDKNGNTFKGSFLPVVQSADYPPALWVSSPNYSSRSGTQISAVTIHDTEGSYAGAISWFQNSSSQVSAHYVMRSSDGQCTQMVLEANKAWHVGSENPYTIGIEHEGYASQTGWYTTAMYTSSANLVKDICGSGYGIPNIRTGFWPWLSTTYYNQSGIPGSCTKIKGHQHYPNQTHTDPGPNWDWDYYFKLINPMPAPTNLTAASGTFYDSGGAGGNYSDDERLVWVIAPSSATSVTLTFSSFDTENTWDYLYVYDGTDVWAPLIGKFTGTTNPGTLVASSGKMCIEFRSDCATNASGWNASWTSNASTVTPTNLAVNALGCPTLGVNLTWQNSGSGWFVDVSDDPNFSYYWNKAIPNLTSIGCPGGFALNTNPSDYLAFMPNTTYYWRIWDGTSHTQGGPFTTPTCNYMEINCSGTFDDTGGPSNPYGGNEDWTDIIQPANASSVTMSFTSFDLETNFDSLWIYDGQITQSPALIGIYTGTVSPGTVTANSGVMSVHFKSDPFVNNAGWQATWNCVSTTGVNEQNNSGAIEIYPNPSPDGRFQVSGLKFKVEKAEVFDVTGRLIQTSNLEHGILNLGEAHSGIYLLKFTSGSETVFRKLIIE, encoded by the coding sequence TTGCCGGAAAACAATTACAAAAACTTTTTTGACAAAGCATATCAACTGCATCCGTCCATTCCCAAAGGAATTTTAGAAGCGGTGGCGTTTACCAATTCGCGCTTTCATCACATCACGCATAATGCAGGTTCTCCGGAGAGTTGCATGGGTTTGCCGGAGTATTATGGCGTGATGGGCTTGGTGCAGGATGGAAAAAATTATTTCCAGAATAACTTAACGGTGGTTTCCAACCTTTCGCATTTCAGCGCAGCCGAACTAATCTCTTCTCCTGAAAAAAATATTATCGCGTATGCCGATGCCTACGAGCAGGCGCAAAAAAATCTTCTGGCTGATTCTAAAATTGAAAATCAAGTTCCCGTTCTTGTTTTCCTGAGCGAACTTCCCGATAACGGAAATCTTTTAAGCAATTATGCCTTGTGCACGCATCTCTATTCGGTTTTTTCTTTCCTGAATAATGCGGACTGCGCTGCGAAATATAATTTTCCGACTTACGCTATTGATAGGGTGAAAATTTTCGGAGAAGAAAATTTCAACGTGCTGAGTTCTTCCTTTGTTATTGCTTCTGCCGGTAAAATTTATGACAAGAACGGGAATACTTTCAAAGGAAGTTTTCTTCCCGTAGTGCAATCTGCCGATTATCCTCCTGCATTGTGGGTGAGTTCTCCCAATTATAGTTCGCGCAGCGGAACGCAAATCAGCGCAGTTACCATTCACGATACCGAAGGAAGTTACGCGGGCGCCATTTCCTGGTTTCAGAATTCTTCTTCGCAGGTCTCTGCGCATTATGTGATGCGAAGTTCTGACGGGCAGTGCACGCAAATGGTTCTGGAAGCGAACAAAGCATGGCATGTGGGAAGTGAAAACCCATACACCATCGGCATTGAGCACGAGGGCTACGCCTCGCAAACCGGTTGGTACACTACGGCTATGTATACTTCTTCTGCCAATCTTGTAAAAGATATTTGCGGCAGCGGCTATGGAATTCCGAACATCCGCACAGGTTTCTGGCCCTGGCTTTCCACTACGTATTATAATCAATCGGGAATTCCCGGCTCGTGCACAAAAATAAAAGGGCATCAGCATTATCCCAACCAAACGCATACCGACCCGGGACCCAACTGGGACTGGGATTATTATTTCAAACTCATTAACCCGATGCCCGCGCCCACAAATCTCACTGCGGCATCAGGAACTTTTTATGATTCGGGCGGAGCAGGCGGAAATTATTCGGATGATGAACGCTTGGTTTGGGTGATTGCTCCGTCAAGCGCAACTTCCGTAACGCTCACCTTCAGCAGTTTTGATACAGAGAACACGTGGGATTATTTATATGTGTATGACGGAACCGATGTGTGGGCTCCGCTGATTGGAAAATTCACGGGCACAACAAATCCCGGAACGCTCGTTGCCAGCAGCGGGAAAATGTGCATTGAGTTTCGTTCCGATTGCGCCACAAACGCAAGCGGATGGAATGCATCATGGACGAGCAATGCTTCCACTGTTACTCCAACCAATCTTGCTGTGAACGCGCTGGGCTGCCCGACCTTAGGCGTGAATCTTACCTGGCAAAATTCCGGAAGCGGATGGTTTGTGGATGTTTCAGACGACCCGAACTTTTCTTATTACTGGAACAAAGCAATTCCGAATTTAACTTCCATCGGATGCCCCGGAGGTTTTGCGCTGAACACGAACCCCAGCGATTATCTTGCCTTCATGCCGAACACAACATACTACTGGAGAATCTGGGATGGAACTTCTCACACGCAGGGAGGTCCTTTCACTACTCCCACCTGCAATTACATGGAGATAAATTGTTCGGGAACTTTTGATGATACGGGCGGGCCTTCCAATCCTTATGGCGGAAACGAAGATTGGACGGATATCATTCAGCCGGCAAACGCTTCATCGGTTACTATGTCGTTCACAAGTTTTGATTTGGAAACAAATTTTGATTCGCTATGGATTTATGACGGTCAAATCACGCAATCGCCCGCGCTGATTGGAATTTATACGGGAACGGTTTCGCCAGGAACTGTAACGGCAAACAGCGGGGTGATGTCCGTTCATTTTAAATCAGACCCGTTTGTAAACAATGCAGGATGGCAAGCAACATGGAATTGTGTTTCTACTACGGGAGTGAATGAACAGAATAATTCCGGTGCAATTGAAATTTATCCGAATCCATCGCCTGACGGCAGGTTTCAGGTTTCAGGTTTGAAGTTTAAAGTTGAAAAAGCAGAAGTGTTTGATGTAACAGGGCGGTTAATTCAAACTTCAAACCTTGAACATGGAATATTGAACTTAGGCGAAGCGCACAGCGGAATTTACTTGCTGAAATTTACCAGCGGAAGTGAAACTGTTTTCCGAAAGTTAATCATTGAATAA
- a CDS encoding T9SS type A sorting domain-containing protein, with the protein MLLLVGSSFIGNAPDPADDESIDEAIEILMGCALVAKYIPPGVKYNNLPLNNIGDKNTDIQKEAINITDRMVSWANDCWRSGLCDWIIINPVNGNCMRNNGSQAPDCSPNTGSGNFSHLSTGVAVAANAITGKTTYIPASGNSIVWLLIPGALEILDIGVADDPTYKSLQIAAIGDSWINTSDAMFNMTEPRCDVPCSSSSLPGLPFFYQHTAIILSLLKSEGNAVSNQRYECMLNAAPCTGPYNYGNGNFGNVYWSSTNELRNPLDADPSVGGNGIGGNTGEYPGLDYMFLFNLYSLYNQNYLYPFSTYPDFFPSNYPSSSVPLEYYNQMDRNISVDFPYGFVGIKNFNPIEIDAFENIIANNRLVSTSFSADITYRAGKEIELKDGFSVSEGAEFGAYVKPFNCATTSSDYSRIITDTTKQPKPFNHPTSYIYYADEGKYFHHPLVSSSMVQNSKTKITSLQSAITITITPNPSTGLFTLQLPQDAAQTQGAKDGSALLTTGVTIYNDLGQEIYKSAISNPQSAIDISNQPKGIYFMRVQSESKVYTEKVVIQ; encoded by the coding sequence TTGCTTCTGTTGGTCGGTTCTTCTTTTATAGGCAATGCCCCAGATCCTGCAGATGACGAAAGCATAGATGAGGCGATAGAAATATTGATGGGCTGTGCATTGGTTGCTAAGTATATTCCTCCTGGAGTTAAATACAATAATTTGCCGTTAAATAATATTGGTGACAAAAATACCGATATTCAAAAGGAAGCAATTAATATTACAGATAGAATGGTTAGCTGGGCGAATGATTGCTGGAGGAGTGGTCTTTGTGATTGGATAATAATAAATCCTGTTAATGGTAATTGTATGCGAAACAATGGTAGTCAAGCTCCGGATTGTAGCCCTAATACAGGTAGTGGTAATTTTAGTCATTTATCTACTGGAGTTGCTGTAGCAGCAAATGCTATAACTGGAAAAACAACATATATCCCTGCTTCAGGTAATTCTATTGTGTGGCTCTTAATACCTGGAGCACTTGAGATCCTTGACATAGGTGTTGCAGATGACCCAACATATAAAAGTTTACAGATTGCAGCCATTGGAGATTCATGGATTAATACATCTGATGCTATGTTTAATATGACAGAACCTCGGTGTGACGTGCCGTGCTCTTCCTCTTCCCTGCCTGGTTTACCTTTTTTTTATCAGCATACTGCTATTATATTAAGTCTTTTAAAGAGTGAGGGAAATGCAGTTTCTAATCAGAGATATGAGTGTATGTTGAATGCAGCGCCATGTACAGGTCCGTACAATTATGGAAATGGAAACTTCGGAAATGTGTATTGGTCATCTACAAATGAATTAAGAAATCCACTTGATGCAGACCCATCGGTAGGTGGAAATGGTATAGGCGGAAACACAGGTGAATATCCGGGATTGGACTATATGTTTCTTTTTAATCTATATTCACTCTATAATCAAAATTATTTATATCCTTTTAGTACTTATCCCGATTTTTTTCCTTCTAATTATCCTTCATCTTCTGTACCTCTTGAATATTACAATCAAATGGACAGAAATATAAGTGTTGATTTTCCTTATGGATTTGTAGGGATTAAGAATTTTAATCCTATTGAAATAGATGCTTTTGAAAATATCATAGCAAATAACAGGTTAGTTTCTACTTCATTCTCCGCTGATATTACCTACCGTGCAGGAAAAGAAATAGAACTTAAAGATGGTTTTAGTGTGAGTGAAGGAGCAGAATTTGGAGCATACGTTAAACCTTTTAATTGTGCAACAACATCTTCAGATTATTCACGTATTATAACTGACACAACAAAACAACCGAAACCATTTAATCATCCAACCTCTTATATTTATTATGCAGATGAAGGAAAATATTTTCATCATCCTCTTGTTTCTTCTTCAATGGTTCAGAATTCTAAAACCAAAATTACAAGTTTGCAATCTGCAATTACTATTACTATTACACCAAATCCGTCAACCGGATTATTCACATTGCAACTGCCGCAAGATGCAGCGCAGACGCAAGGCGCAAAAGATGGTTCGGCTTTGCTCACCACAGGCGTTACCATTTACAATGACCTGGGGCAGGAGATATACAAATCGGCAATTTCCAATCCACAATCAGCAATTGATATTTCAAATCAGCCCAAAGGAATATATTTTATGAGAGTGCAGAGCGAGAGTAAGGTTTATACGGAGAAGGTGGTAATACAGTAA